The Vitis riparia cultivar Riparia Gloire de Montpellier isolate 1030 chromosome 3, EGFV_Vit.rip_1.0, whole genome shotgun sequence genome segment AATAAGCTATCCATAGAGCAAAGAGCCAAACATCTACTGTCTAAATTAAGCAACTACTGCTAAATCTCTGACCATCCCAAAACCTCTGAGCCACCTCTCTGCTGTCTCCCTGCACATCTTTTAATGGTTCACGAGTCTTAGCCAAtgtaaaatgaaatacaaagatATCATTCTTCCCAATCCCACTTCCTAGCTGCCTCCAGCTGCCTAGTGTACAGCCATCAGAATTAATTTTCACCCCTATTCTGAGTATGCTTCAGACAAATATCAACCTTGCTTCTATTGTTAATTATCATatgcaaaatatattaattatcataTGCAAAATATAGACGTGCCAGTAATGCTTGGAAATGCTGTAATTATAATACTTTGGAACTTGGGCATGAAACAAATATAGAGCTTGGTTTAGATCTTAATTTTATAGAtagtaattttcaatttctttcacatttcAGGTGTCCagggaaaattaattttacataaatagTATTTTCTCCATGGAGATTGATCTCGAACTGCCTTCAGGCGAAGACGACAAGTTCAACACTGGATCAAAGATGAATAATGATATTGTTGATGTCCCTGATGGAATTCATGTTGGTGAAGATGTTCATGCTCCTACAATAGGTGAACAAATTAAGGAAAACCTTGGAGAGAATGTGGGTGAAGATGTTATTGGTGGTGGGGATCAAGTAGATGTGAACACACTTGGAGCAGTTAGTGGGGCCACAAATTATGAGCCCCAAAATGGTTTGGAATTTGAATCAAAGGAGGCAGCATATTCTTTTTACAGAGAATATGCTAGGTCTGTGGGGTTTGGTATCACAATAAAAGCCAGTCGCCGTTCAAAACGATCCGGGAAATTCATTGATGTAAAAATTGCATGTTCTAGATTTGGAAGCAAGCGGGAGTCCAGTACAACTGTTAATCAACGATCATGTCCAAAAACAGACTGCAAGGCTAGCATGCATATGAAGAGAAGGCAAGATGGAAAATGGACTatatatagttttgtaaaaGAGCACAACCATGAAATTTGTCCAGATGATTTTTATTATGCTATCAGGGGGCGGAACAAGCAATCTGGTGTGGTTGCTCTTCAGAAGAAAGGACTGCAGTTGGCTTTAGAAGGGGAAGATGTAAAGATGTTGCTTGAGCATTTTATCCGCATGCAAGATGAGAGTCCCAACTTTTATTATGCTATTGATTTGGACCATGAAAAACGTTTGAGAAATGTTTTCTGGGTTGATGCAAAGGGTAGGCATGATTATAGTAATTTCTGTGATGTAGTCTTCTTTGATACTTCTTATGTTAGAGACAAATACAGAATCCCCTTAGTTCCTATTGTTGGAGTGAATAATCATTTCCAGTTTATTATGTTTGGATGTGCATTAATTGGGGATGAGTGTGCATCAAGTTTTGTTTGGTTAATGCGGACATGGCTTAAAGCAATGGGTGGTGAAGCTCCAGATGTGATTATTACTGATCAAGAAAAATCGTTGAAAGAAGCTATCCCAGAAGTGTTTCCTGATGCACACCATTGTTTTTGTGTGTGGCATATATTGAGAAAGATTCCTGAATATTTAAGTGGTATTATGAATCAGTATGAAAgttttatggaaaattttaaCAAATGCATTTCTCGTTCTTGGACAGAAGAACAGTTTGAAAAGAGATGGTGGAAAATGCTTGATAAATTTGGACTTAAGGAGGATCCAAGGTTTCGATTATTGTATGAAGATCGCCAAAAGTGGGTCCCAGTTTATCTAGGGAAAATTTGTTTAGCTGGTATATCTAGGAATGACCTATATGGAAGTATAACCTCTTTCTTGGACAAGTATGTGCATAAAGATACTACATTTAAGGAGTTTTTGGTGCAATACAAAGCATTTTCTCAAGACAGGTATGAAATGGAAGCTAAAGCTGATTATGAAACACAACAGAAGCAACCAACCTTAAGATCTTTGTCACCTTTTGAGAAACAAATGTCAACAATTTATACACATGAAGTGTTCAAAAAGTTCCAGGCTGAGGTTTTGGGAGTGGTTGGGTGTCAATTGAAGAAAGAACGTGAAAATGAGGGAACCATGATATTTCAAGTTGATGATTTTGAAGAACGTCAGGATTTCATTGTAGCTTGGAATAAAACAGattcaaatatttgttgtttGTGTCATTCATTTGAATACAAAGGTTTCCTTTGTAGACATGCATTGCTTGTTCTTCAAATATCTGGTGTATCCAACATCCCATCTCACTATATATTGAAGCGTTGGACAAAAGATGCAAAGATCGGGCGAACTATAGGTGAAGTATCTAATGGGCTTCAATATAGGGTGCAACGTTTCAATGATCTATGTAAACGGGCCATTAAATTGAGTGAAGAAGGGTCTTTATCTCAAGAAACCTTTGATATTGCAATTGAGGCATTAGACGAAGCCTTGAAACATTGTGTTGGTGTGAACAATTCTATTACGAGTGTTTTAGAGCCCAATACGTTGGCTATTCATGGTTTTCTTGATATTGAAGTAGAGAATCACTCAAACAATACGACCAAGGCATCTAAGAAAAAGAAGgcatataaaaaaagaaaggtcaGTTGAGGCTTGATATCTGAATTGTATATTGCTAGAGCAATACTCAAAGCTAAATAAAATGCTAAGGCCCTTGGCATAAATTTCCTTTGTGTGTTGTAGGTACGTTCTGATTCAGAGGGACTAACTATCGGGATGCAAGACAGCTGCCAGCAGATGGTTAGTAGCATTTTGACATTAGTTATGACTTACTAATAGTTTGCAAGGATAAATGCCAtgaaccattataaaatccTGATAATTACACAGTTCATTTGGATTTCATTTGTATAGGAACAGTTGGACTCAAGAATGCACACCCTTGATAATTGTTATGTTCCTCAACAGGACATGCAAGGGATGGTAAGATAGAATCCTAGTGTGGCGGTGAAAtatttccaaaagaaatttgtttaTATAGACTTGATTATggtataattttaattgtaatttgTCTAAAATGGGCTTCCTTAAATTTTGTAGGAACTCGGCTCTAGAGAACCAAGTCTTGATGGCTATTATAGTGCTCAACAAAATATGCAAGGAATGGTATAACATGTTTTGTTTTGTGTATAACATGTTGCTCTAGTTGTGTCACCTTCTATGATTTACTTTGAGTGGTGCTTTACACTTACTGCAGGGACAATTGAACTCAATACCGCCTATTCGTGATGGCTATTTTAGCAATCAACAAGGCATGCAGGGGCTGGTGTGACACTCAAACTATAGTTCTGATAGTGGCTTTCCTGATATGAACAGCAATGGTTTTGACTAGTTGGTTCCATTTATTTTCCAGGGACAACTAAATTCAATACAAACACGTGTGAGCCATTATGGGGCCCAACAGAGCATGCAGGGACTGGTAGTAGATCCAACCATTATTATCACTCCTAAAATGAAATTTGTCTCtgtacataaaataatttagatttgTTTCTCTTGGATTGGGGTTCTGTAGTTGCAGGGACAGCTTAGTTTCAGAGCACCAGCCATGCAGGGTTGTTTTGACATTCAGGACAGTCTGCAAGATATGGTATGCATTTGAGATTACAACATGATATATTCTATCTGGAGATTTTAACAGACTGATCACATTTGTGGCAGGAACAATCCGTAGGTTCCTCACAATTTCATGGCATTGTGACAAAACATCTGCATGGCAAACACCTCTCTCGGTAGCTGAATAGTAGTTGAATCCTCCATACCATTTAGATGAAAAAAGATAGAACCGTGGTTGTGAAGTCGTCCTCAACTTGATGTATGCCATTGAAAATTGGTTTGCggccatttttcttttctttattcttattcctctctctctctctctctctctctcgctctctctcacTTTGGTTTGCTTTTTCCTTGTTCAAAGGTCCGATCATCCAAATGTATGGGTTCTTTGTCTCTATCGATTTCATCATGGATTGTGCACATCCACACACATAGAGCCAACAGCCTTTTCTTCAACTACTGGTGATCATGGGACAACCTGGAATTTTGTACATTTGTTAAAATCATTGTATGAAGTTCATTAATTGTAAGCTTTGACTCTTCTAGTCTTTTTATCAATGATTGACAAAGAAATATCTTCGTGCAAATtcgttttgcctttttcttctccttggcTTTCTCATTGTAAGCAGAAATAAATTCATGTGATTTCATCTTGGCTCCATTGTTATCTATTAATTCAAGTTAGAGATTTTCCTCCCATATTATCAAACTGATGGTTGATTCCTTAACATTACTCTTACAAGAACAAGCTTTCTGATGTTGATCTTCTTCTGCAgatgtttctttttttgatgTACATTTCAGTTACTCTCCCTCTCTTTCACACACAACAATACTATTGTTTACTTAATGTTTTAGTCTTTACAGAGCCGGTATGATAGGTTTTTGTTCAGTTTGGTGATAGAAATCTCTCATTTCTTCCCTGTGCAAAAGATTTTCTGTGTCATCGTTCTTTGAATGAGTTTGAAATCATTATTTGGAGCCTTCTGCATCAACAGCTTGAGCTGACCCACACAGGTACATGCCCTGCAACTCGCTCTCTTGCTGCTGCTAATCTTTTGGTGTGTGCTATCATCTGTTTGGATGATTAGGGCTTCATATCTAATGAAGATGACTATAAGGGTTGTTCCATCTGTGTCAGGTTATTCTCACAATTTTGTTTGGGGGTGGGGTTGTTTCCATGTACAGTTTAAGTGTAGGGTTCTCATCTCACCTGGGGTTTGCTTTGCCAATCTGGTGTTAGTAACCGATATAAAACTGTGCTATAAGAAGATTTCTGATTGTGTGTTCTTCATTTTGTGTCTGTTTCTGCCTTTGAATTGAATTGCTTTTAATCTTGATTGGGTATCTCATTATCTGTTGAAGAGTATACATATGAAAGATGCTAATATCTTCTCTGTTTGTAGTTATTCCTGCTGTATAGTGTTGGAACTTAATGTGTGTTTCTCTAAATACTATATAACTTATGTAACCCTACCTATTTTTCAAGGCCAATTTTGATATGGAAAATGGATTAGTTGTTGAATCATGCCTATTGGTTTTGTTTAATTGGGCTAgttgttgtaaaattatttttatatgcttattcaaattaattcacttatttttgtttttttaatgtaaaaattatttaaaaatacataaattttaattaattttgtttatatttaattttcaaatgtttttcatggtaaaccaaatatttttaaacattgttttttctttactcAATACTTTTCTTTTGAAACTAAACATAACATTAATCTCAAATGGTAAATGAACTAAACATAATTTCATGtcccaaatttgaaaataaaaataacaaacaaaacaaaaatattacttAAGATAGGccttacaaattattataagtctcaaaataaaataagagttaGTTATTTTGCTAGAAGGTATAAAAGTAATCACTCATTCTAGTTATAAATTATTGTAAGTCTCAAAATGAAACTTCAGCCTGCTGCAGGTTTGAAGCATAGAAGGGGACCATCCACAAAACTAATCACTCATTCTAGTTATAAATGACTTTCataaacttttttctttcttttattatttttctcttcaattcttttgcatcttttatttggtgaaaatagTTGTACATGCACAAAATCCTAGCACAAACCGTTTCTCATTCTAGGAATGGTGATTCTCAAATTTGTTTCCCTCTATTCAAGCATACCAAACCAAGACCAACCCAAACCAAACAACTCCCTCCATTGGTTTTTAGAGTTGCAATTTAGAGTATAATATCTATAAATAAggatcaagaaaataaaattctttttcccatcaaaatttatgaaatgaaaaacaattatctCCGTCTACTTAGCTGGATCGCAATTATCTAAATATTTACTTGCTACTAAAGTAATTCAACTAGATTATTATACCATGGAGCTGAAAATACTCCTCGGCTCTTCTAAAGACATTCTCCTATGAAGCTGTTTGAATTTGCATTTTGAATTGGAATTTACACACACTTTTGTTTTTCCTGAATGATAAATCTCAATCACCTTATTGTCATCCTCAATGGGGAGAGGGTGTTTCCATCTATTCCCATCAATGCTCATATGGATGTGGCTGACTGCACTATTGTAAAGCTCAAACTGGATTGTTCCTACCTGAAttggaaagtaaaaataaatcatatcttaatagattttattctTTATAGTTTTGATCACTATTATGgcataataaaaattagaacaGATTAATTTCCTAAACTAAAATAAGATC includes the following:
- the LOC117911353 gene encoding protein FAR1-RELATED SEQUENCE 2-like codes for the protein MEIDLELPSGEDDKFNTGSKMNNDIVDVPDGIHVGEDVHAPTIGEQIKENLGENVGEDVIGGGDQVDVNTLGAVSGATNYEPQNGLEFESKEAAYSFYREYARSVGFGITIKASRRSKRSGKFIDVKIACSRFGSKRESSTTVNQRSCPKTDCKASMHMKRRQDGKWTIYSFVKEHNHEICPDDFYYAIRGRNKQSGVVALQKKGLQLALEGEDVKMLLEHFIRMQDESPNFYYAIDLDHEKRLRNVFWVDAKGRHDYSNFCDVVFFDTSYVRDKYRIPLVPIVGVNNHFQFIMFGCALIGDECASSFVWLMRTWLKAMGGEAPDVIITDQEKSLKEAIPEVFPDAHHCFCVWHILRKIPEYLSGIMNQYESFMENFNKCISRSWTEEQFEKRWWKMLDKFGLKEDPRFRLLYEDRQKWVPVYLGKICLAGISRNDLYGSITSFLDKYVHKDTTFKEFLVQYKAFSQDRYEMEAKADYETQQKQPTLRSLSPFEKQMSTIYTHEVFKKFQAEVLGVVGCQLKKERENEGTMIFQVDDFEERQDFIVAWNKTDSNICCLCHSFEYKGFLCRHALLVLQISGVSNIPSHYILKRWTKDAKIGRTIGEVSNGLQYRVQRFNDLCKRAIKLSEEGSLSQETFDIAIEALDEALKHCVGVNNSITSVLEPNTLAIHGFLDIEVENHSNNTTKASKKKKAYKKRKVRSDSEGLTIGMQDSCQQMEQLDSRMHTLDNCYVPQQDMQGMELGSREPSLDGYYSAQQNMQGMGQLNSIPPIRDGYFSNQQGMQGLGQLNSIQTRVSHYGAQQSMQGLLQGQLSFRAPAMQGCFDIQDSLQDMEQSVGSSQFHGIVTKHLHGKHLSR